Proteins encoded in a region of the Petrotoga mexicana DSM 14811 genome:
- the ruvC gene encoding crossover junction endodeoxyribonuclease RuvC, which yields MVILGIDPGYGRIGYGVLEKKGNRFNLIDYGVIYTSKEDELPKRLLNIDEQLRNLIETYKPDESAVEKLYFFKNVATAIQVGEARGVILLCLEKENIPIYEYTPFQIKQAVTGYGRAEKGQIQRTLKLLLKLEKTPTPDDAADALATAFCHGNFRRSFKNARY from the coding sequence ATGGTAATTTTGGGAATAGATCCCGGCTATGGAAGGATAGGATACGGTGTCCTTGAAAAAAAAGGTAACAGGTTCAACTTGATTGATTATGGCGTAATATATACTAGCAAGGAAGACGAACTTCCAAAAAGGTTACTGAACATAGACGAACAACTCAGAAATTTAATAGAAACCTATAAACCTGATGAGTCTGCTGTAGAAAAATTATATTTCTTTAAAAACGTTGCAACCGCTATACAGGTAGGAGAGGCGAGAGGTGTTATTCTACTTTGTTTAGAAAAAGAAAATATACCGATTTATGAATACACACCTTTTCAGATAAAACAGGCTGTTACAGGATATGGAAGAGCTGAAAAAGGGCAGATACAGAGAACTTTAAAGTTATTATTGAAGTTGGAAAAAACGCCAACTCCAGATGATGCAGCAGATGCGTTAGCCACAGCTTTTTGTCATGGAAATTTTAGGAGGAGCTTCAAAAATGCAAGATATTAA